Below is a window of Nitrososphaerota archaeon DNA.
CAACAAAGGAAAGACCAAACGCAACGCCCAAGACAGCAATGATTAGCAGCTCGCTGTGTTCAGTCTTGCCCACAAGATTAACGCATCTTGGTACGATCTTGGAGCCAAGCACAATTACCCCAACTATAAACGCAATTACAAGTGTTATTGACATTCCAACTTCATTGACGGTCAGATCCCCAGTAGACGCAACAGACTGGAGCACCGCAAGCAGCGAAATTATGATTATGTCCTCAATTACCGCAATGCCGACAATAAGATAGGTGGCCTCGTCTTTTATCATGCCAAGCTCTTCTAGTACTTTCATGATAATCACAGTGCTTGTAACAGAGATTGCCAAAGAAACAAACAGGCTGTCAAAGAACGTAAAGCCCATTGCCTGAGTTACCACAAATCCGGCCATGAAGGTGCCAGATGCCTCGGCAACTGCGATAAAGGTTGCTTTTTTGCCAACGTTTTTGAGCTTTTCAATTGGAAACTCCATCCCAATTACAAACAACAACAATATGATTCCAATTTCCGCAAAGACATGCAGTATTTCCACATGTGTAATCAGGCTAAACGGGGGTGTGTTTGGGCCTATGATCATTCCAGCTATAATGAATGCCATTATCATTGGCTGCTTGAGCTTGTACGATATGAGCGCCATAATTGACGCAATTATCATGATTACCGCAAAGTCTTGAATGATGAGCTCAGATGAGGACGGAGTTGAGGAAATTTTATCTAGAAACGGACGCACAAACGGCTGTGCAAACTCTAACTCCACAAAATTACTTTGTTTTCATCAT
It encodes the following:
- a CDS encoding cation:proton antiporter yields the protein MIIASIMALISYKLKQPMIMAFIIAGMIIGPNTPPFSLITHVEILHVFAEIGIILLLFVIGMEFPIEKLKNVGKKATFIAVAEASGTFMAGFVVTQAMGFTFFDSLFVSLAISVTSTVIIMKVLEELGMIKDEATYLIVGIAVIEDIIIISLLAVLQSVASTGDLTVNEVGMSITLVIAFIVGVIVLGSKIVPRCVNLVGKTEHSELLIIAVLGVAFGLSFVAFKLDISVATGAFFAGVLVAESKMRIATKIIATPIRDMFGALFFISVGALMDIKQLPLFIIPAVILIIVSFSAKFITVWAASRAQRLGKTTSLKTGIGLSSSGGELALVAAKGGADVGATSSFVLPMVGTMTIITTFISPYLIKYGWKLTSRLESKEAGSSGTK